Within the Trichoderma breve strain T069 chromosome 3, whole genome shotgun sequence genome, the region GCACGGTGCTTCCCAAGGCTcgcccaaaaaaaaaaaaaaaaaagaaactgtGACACAAAATctcaaacaagaaaaaaaaaaaattacatGACAGATGCAGCGAGGGGAAATTTCTGGCCCGCGATATCGTGTCTCTGaaatcagcagcatcaaagtcGGGCTGGTCTCTCCTCAACAGGCCGCACGCTATAATACCCGGTACCAACCGTCGGGCGTTTTAGTGCTGCAGCCCCGCTACACTGGCCGCTAGGAATCAGCGGTGGGCTCCCTGTACGGGGGGAGCTTGTACGGGGTCGTGGCCAGTGGAGAGGGAGTCGAAGCCTCTAAAGGCCGCCGGCAGGGGTTAGCTGCCAGGGGACGGTTTTGTACCTGCTTCATCCACCTGGACAGGACGCGCATGTAACCACTCACCACGATGAACGCACTGCTGCAGCCCAACCTTGAGCGAACCGCTTGTCGCCTCCTGTCCCAAAGCGGTGCAATGAGGTGGCCTGTGCGACGAGTCGGACCAAATAGGCAGTGCCCTGTATTTTTAGGCAAAGTGTCTCGCCATCACACGCCGGCGCTGCACGACGCAGGAGGCGATGTCACAACGGCATCAATGGGCTCAATCTCTGTCTCGCTCTCGATGGATccatgtatgtatatgtatTTGATAACTGCTTCTGCCAGCCACTGTAACATGCCTACGGGTACATGTAAGTACATATACTGCCTATGGCTCATACTTAGGAGATGAATTTAAACAGTTTCCCAAGGTAAAACAGTCGGGTACAAGCCATCATGGAGCTTTGACGCCCACCACACGTGGTTGTTAGTACCCGTATCATACCCATCTGCCAACTTCAATTGttctcatccatcatcagGCCGATCTCCTGGGCGTTTGGGGgtttcatctccatcgagcCACCTTGCCGGGAATTCGAGTCTCCCCTTCTGTACCCGTAATACTCGAGGCcactccgtgctccgtagATCTCTTGATCTGTTACCCCTGACCCATGTTGGCAATCAAACCCGTCGCTTATCGATTATGTACAATGCGCcattacggagtacaggtacatactacagtacggagtacgtgTAATTGATCGAGCCGGGTGTGCTCAGACCGTCTGCTGAGAAatgtttcttgtttcatATTTGGCAGCCATGCTACCCGAGACTCTAACAATAGCAATACCATGGTAGACGAGCATGAGTCTATGAACGTATGGGATATTGATTTCTAGTCATAAGAGGTATCATTGATACTTTGACGTTGCTTATATGTGTCTCAAACGTCCTGCCTACCTGCGTATCTTATGCAGGCTTTTTCTATATATGCCTGCACACTTTCATGCAGGCGATATGTGTAGTCGTCAATATGGCTTCGAAATCTCAAAGCACAGTTGAAGAGCCTGGCTCGTGAATCAAAGTAAAAATACACAATTGTACTGTAAATAGCGTCAGTACCGATAGAATAGCCAGGCGAGAATAGATTGCCAAGGAGATTTGGTAGATATTGATGCAAACCAACCTGTATTGGGGCGGATGGCATGCTTAGGCTTGGGGAATCTAATAGCGATGACACTACCGGTAGATTGAACCAAGCACGGGCACCAATACATCATGTTGTAATCACTATCGTCTATGAATTATATTGAGAAACTCTTCATCAGGATACACCTCAACGGAATATAGAAGCTCTGTACCTATGTCTCATTTTTCATCAAGTTTCTCTGACATGCTGTCTTCCAACTGAGTGTTGGGCTATGTAAAAGGTCGGCAGCCAATACTAGCGTCCATGACTCTGCTTTCCGATAGACAGTCTCGAGTTCCTAAATGTTTAATGTTTATAAAAACAGTGTGAGTTTGATGCTAAATCCAAATCAGACCTACCTGATGTTCCTGTTCATACAATATCGAGCATCAATAATATAGGTGCCGTGCACTGTAGTATTCTGTACGGAGTCACACCCACATTTGGTGCTACCCACATCAATCCTTCTGACTGCATAAACTCTGTTAAAGAAGGGCTGCCACATCAATTCCGACCTAAAATGATATATGAAATGGGACGAGCTGTAGAGGTGAATTTCGAGCTCTTGTAGCTTCAATGACCTTATAACTTGAAAGCAGAATACAACTATTCGACGAGAATGCAGCATGTTAGAATGGAAAGGTGCATTATCTCAATGCAGCTAGTGGCACTGgacatccatccattcatgTCTCTGCGCCCTGTGCAGTAGCAATGCGCCCTATTTAAAACCTACTAACCTTAATGTCTAGACTGCCACTCGCAGCAGCATTCACTCATACAAATGGATGTTTGATGTTCGGCTTGCAGTATGACTCAAAACAATACAAAGGCCACGTGCATTTCGCACACCATGAATGGCGAAAAGTTTCCTCTACATAGACCCGCAACCTCATAAAGACTTGGCCACCTGTATTTCTTCTctataatttttttcttctccattcaAAGACGAGGGTGTCACCAGCTGCAAAGCCTACTTTACACAATAAATGCGCATGCCGCATATATAGTCTTCGCCCCACCAAACAAGAACAGAACACCAAATCGCCTCTCGTCGTCCACGGGAAAGGAAGCAATTATGGGAACCCCTTTCGTCAGCCTTCTCGAGCCTAGCAAGCTCGATGGCTTCCAGCTTGGCGTTCCTCGAGACACGCTTCCCTCAACAATCCCTCGGACGTTCCTCGATGCCATGGAGGTTCGCGAGGAAGTCTTCGTGAAGGAACAAGGCGTTCCCCAGGAAAACGAGTTCGATGTCGATGATGCACGATCTTGTCACTGGGTCATTTACGTCAGCGTCAACAAGACAGAGGTGCCCGAGATTCGGAATGAGGAAGGAAACGTCGTGCGGCCACGCAAGAGTTCTACTCGAAGCACTCCAGTGGGAACTGTTCGCATGGTTCCCTTCCCACATGATCCTCATCCAAAGCCCGGTGGAGATTACTGGAACGGAATTTTGAaaggcgaagaggatgatgcaAGCAACAACGATGGCCCGTCATCTAGGCCATTTGTTCAAGATCGACCGACGACATTCCATGACGGCAAGGAACCGTACATTAAGCTGGGAAGATTGGCAGTTGTAAAGGACTATCGAGGTTACCGCTTTGCAGGTCAGCTTGTCAAGAGTGCACTCGACTGGATCAAGGCCAACCCGTCCTTCTTTGACCCCAGTATCAGAGAGCTGGGGCTTGAGCAGTTAGGAGCGTCGACAGAGGCTCAGGCGCCGCAATGGGGAGGTCTCGTTTGCGTCCACGCACAGGAGCAAGTTGCCAAGGCATGGGCGAAATGGGGGTTTGAAATTGACGAGGGCATGGGGAGGTGGTATGAAGAAGGCATTCCCCACGTTGGAATGTTTCTGCGTCTAGACATTGGCCAAAAGGATATCCAGATCTGAGCACCACGGCCAGCAACCGAATGGTGGAGGGAAACAAGTAGAATCGCACATGgtcttcatcaagaacatCACCTATGGCATTGAGACAGAGAGTATAGTTCAAGATTAAAAGAAGCCTGGCACGTAACGAAgtaataacttttttttccttatttgACGCTCCATGTTGCACTTTTGTTTGGGTCTCTCTCTTATAATCAcaaataagaaaaatatggTAAATTAGAGACACAAAAGGCATGATTCATAACAGCCCCTTTTTGAGCCCAGCTTTTTATTCAGACTCTAGGAGCCACCTGAGATAAATCCATGTCCGCGTTCCCAGACCCGAACGCAAAATGCAATTCTGAAAAATGCCTGATCCGCGCCAAAAGCCACACTCCATCCAGCCAGGTAACCCACCGCACAACCTTTATCGGTTGCTCTTGGCGACACGCTCCAactcgtccttcttcttgatagcGTATgagttgctgctgcccttggcggcgttgATCAGCTCCTCAGCCAAGCACTCAGCAATGGACTTGACGTTGCGGAAAGCAGCCTCGCGGGCACCGGTGGTGAGCAGGGCAATGGCCTGGTTGACTCTCCTCAGGGGGGAGACATCGACGGCCTGACGACGGACGGTACCGGCAGAGCCAATTCGGGTAGAGTCTTCACGGGGACCGCAGTTGACAATGGCGTCAACGGCAACCTGGATGGGGTTCTGGTCGGTCATGAGGTGAATCTGAAGTGAGGAATTGGTGTTAGCAAGAATTTTGAACTGCCTTTCGTCTGCCTTTGGCAAAGACGTATTCCtcctctctgtctctctctctctctctctctcaggGTCGCGTCAAAATACGTACGATCTCGAAGGCGTGAGCGACGATGCGGACAGccatcagcttcttgccgttgTTGCGGCCGTGCATCATGAGCGAGTTGGTCAACCGCTCAATGATGGGGCAGTTGGCCTTGCGGAATCGCTTGACGGCATATCGGCCAGCAGAGTGGGTGACGTAGACGGGGTTTCGCAGGGAAATGTAGTCGCTATTTGATCAATCCATCAGCACAAAAGAACTTCCTCCAATGTTTTGGCGAAAAAAATTTCAATCTTGTCCAATCTCGCGATTTCGAACGTACGTCAGAGAGATGTCGCGGACCTCGACATCGTAGTCCCACTTGTTGAACAGCTTGACGTTGCCAACCTCCTTGACAATATCCTTGGGGAGGGCGTCGGTAACGACAGAGTTCTCGATCTCGATTTCACCACCGTCAGACATCTTGGGCTATTTGCAGTCGAAAATTCCGGTGCTGGGCGGGACTGCGGTTAGTATTGCGGATTGTCGAGATGTGATTTTTCAAGAGGTTAAAGGTGGGCTTGGTCGGCGTGGAAGGGAAATTTTGGTGGTGTGTGCATCGGGCGAATCAGATGGCGCGAAAAGTTAGGTACGTACCCTGCACCCACGTTCGGTTAGGGCTCGGCTGCCCTGGTGAATTCGGAAGTGGGCAAACCGTTGAAGCGGGAGGGCTACTCTAAGTCGTCGCCAAAAATTCCAATTCCTCCACCACTCCTCCGTCGACAAGCCAAGCACATCACAGACAAAATGGTatgccaccaccaccgacgCCGCCGACCATGATGAAATGGACGTCGCTATGCAGATGCTGATCTTTTAAAATTTACAGGCGCCTGCAGCtggagcaaagaagcaaaagaagaagtggtccaagggcaaggtcaaggacaaggcccaGCACGCCGTCCTGCTCGACAAGACCATCTCCGAGAAGCTCTACAAGGATGTCCAGTCTTACCGCCTCGTCACCGTCGCCGTCCTGGTCGACCGAATGAAGATCAACGGCTCCCTCGCCCGCCAGTGCATCCGCGACCTCGAGGAGAAGGGCATGATCAAGCCGGTCATCACTCAtagcaagatgaagatctACAGTACGACTCACCAACCCATTCCCCTTGTGCGCGCTTTGAAAGAGAACAAGAGACACTGACAATTGCGCAGCCCGTGCCATCGGCGAGTAAATTTACCACCATGTTTGAAAGTTAAAGCATTGAGATTTGGCGCCTGGTTGGTctgaaaggaagaaaatggGACCATGAGTGAAGAGGATGATACGAGGTACATAAAGCCTTAGTTGGGACGCTTTTCATGCTCGGTGTAGCATTTCATGGGAACCGGAAACGCTTTAGCAAATGGCAACGGAATGAAGAACTTCAAAAAATGACCAAAACGACGCGAATACCCCCTTGACCTTTGTGTGACGCACATGTCCGTTCTGCGAATAATTGTGATGAGCTTATGGCATGGACTCATACTTCGTTGCTGCAATTTTGGCATCACATTGGCAGACCTGTGTTGCCTTTATTATTTATCACATGCGTATTGCGATGTCGTTGTTACGCCATGCCATGCAGCATACGTCAACTGCTGCTACTGCATTTATATCACCATCAATTCTGAATGTGCGGCCTATCCACTCTAGCCCCTAGCTTTCTGTCATCGTCTTACTACCGAGGTATTACTTACTACTGTCCGTACAGCGAGGGCCATGTTTGCTCATTATTACTCTCATGTTGCAAATAATCAAAGCCTTGCTTGTGAGAATATTTTGGTGGCATAGGATTGACCCATGCATCTATAGCTATTCTCGCCAACTCCCTCAGAATGTGTGAGATTCCCAGAGTGGCGTTGGATAGCGGCCCAATCAGATCAAACCAGATTGTGATAATGCCGAGCAGGTTATCAGCCACGGTCCTTAGCCCTTCTCCGCCCTCCTTTTCCTAGGTATCAAGGCATCCATATTTGCCTTCCGATGTTTGGTGAGATGCAACCAATGGAGACTGTGAGATGGCGGGTATCGTGCAACTGAACCGGGGCAAAGCCATATTATATACTACGGTGTGTTGTCTATCTCACCGATAATTACAAGTTGAGATTTTCTATTCGTCGCAGCATTCATAAAGAGTCGGAGTTCTGCAAGTCCCCGACCAATCAACGCTTTGTAAGTGAGTGAAAACATTTCGGGCTTGAGGCAACACTGCTATCAAGGTCCACAACCTGAGGCAGAATAATGCCAGGCCGCTCGGGGAAGAGGGTACTTGACTTGTAATACGCGGCTACGTCTGCTGGAGAACGAATGTGGAATTCAGGCACGAGTCTCATTATGGAACAGGGGGAGACATGCGGCCGtgtttccttttctctttctccaggttttctttttcccttccatgttcttttcttattttcctCTTAGGGCGACAGGTACGGCACAGCCTTTACCCCTAACAGCGATAGACCCGATTAGAGTTTTTAGGAGAGATTTCTTCACCCGTGCTCCTGATACGAGCCTTGAGGCAAATACTGGCCGGCTCTGAACCAAGACCGACAGTGTCCACCTGTAACATGTAAGGCTGGAGACCTCGGCCTCCCTTGCACCGGTGGAGCCGGAGTAGGCGGGATGGCTTCTCACGGCCGGTCAGATCGGCGGCAACGGTGTGGCAATGCCTGGGCGAGATGGACAATGGCGACTTCGGGATGGTTGCACTCCTTATCGTTCGCTGTATGTGCATTTCCCACGGAAGCCGGGGTGTCCGCTAAGCCTCATGCTGTTCTCGCTCCAACAGTGTTTGGGATCTGGAGCCATGACAGTAAGGGGCTGACCTCAAGTCCCGTGAACTAGACACTGGTGCCATATGATGGCTGCAAGGCCCAAGACTACGCGGCTAAATGACGAGCTATATTTGTCGTTCTCTCAGCTTGCCAGCTGGACTTGCATGTTACGGAGCACTCTTCACTGATAGGCCTCCATATGTATCTTCCATGCACAAATCTGGGGGGCCATGGCTGAAGCGGTGACGAGCTGTGTGGACATGAAGAGCGCAAAGTGCGTGTGCAGCATTCTTctatacggagtactttgTTCTCTGGGTGTCTCGGAGACGCCAGGAATAGGCAGGTTGGGAATTTCGCACTGGCGGGTGGCCTCGGCGGGAGCAAGATCGGGGCGGACCGGGTGCAAGTTGTTGTTTGCACCCAGGGTGACATCAAGGCGCTGAGGCCGTGGGTGGTACAGCACAGTGCAGCCCAAACAACAAGtgcaaggcaaaaaaaaaaaaaaaatccaaaaaaaaactggCGCGCATCTCCTGGCGCCTGAAGGTCGCTGCTCCGGCGCCCTTAGGCCGCTGGCACGGCCCTTAAAAGGCGCTCTGCCTGAGGCTGCCACGCGCTGTAGCGCTCTGTTGCCGTGGAAGGCAAAGCAGCGCGGCCCAAGCCTGCAGCGCTAGTGCGGCCGGAAAGAGTCGCTCTGAAAAAGTGTCCCCTTCGAGACCCGCcgcaatttttttttccctcccccccaaaGCCATTCGCCCGTCGGTGCAGAATTTATTTCGCTCGACTCCCCCCGttgtcctcctcttcctcctttcatctccatctcccctcaatcctttctttttttccgGGAAAGCGTTTGCACATCGGTCAAAATGTCTGAGAAGCCTCAAAAGGTCCTGGGCATGCCGGTAAGTTGATTCTGCCTGCCTTATCTGCctgcctcctccccctccatcagGTACGCCACGGGAGGATTCCGAAACGACTCCGAGAGATATTTTGCCGGTATCATCAATTGAATCGTCTAGATGACATTGGGATGCTGTGTAATGATGTCTGCCAGGGCCTCGCTCTCAGTCGTGAAGAATCTTCATCGTGCGCCTGGATGAGAAAATTTTTTGCATCGCGTTTGCACATGTGAAACCTGACCGCTAACAATGTTTCTCTCAGCCCTTCATGGCGGACTTCCTCAGTAAGTCACTATTCGATGCTTATGCGGGATAAGCATAACACATAGACGGCGGCTCGCGTCAAGTATCAAGAACTCGAACTAACCAACTTCAATAGTGGGTGGTGTCTCCGCCGCTGTCTCCAAGACTGCTGCCGCCCCCATTGAGCGTgtcaagctcctcatccAGAACCAGGTTTGTCTCTCCTCTCGGGGCGTATCAACTGTGGGAACCCGTCTCTAATTAGGACAACAGGATGAGATGATCAAGAACGGCCGTCTCGACCGCCGCTACGCCGGTATTGGGGACTGCTTCAAGCGTACCGCCGCCGACGAGGGTGTCATGTCCCTGTGGCGTGGTAACACTGCCAACGTTATCCGATACTTCCCTACCCAGGCCCTGAACTTTGCTTTCCGTGACAAGTTCAAGAAGATGTTCGGTTTCAAGAAGGAGCGTGATGGCTACGGCATGTGGATGCTCGGTAACCTGGCCTCCGGTGGTGTaagtttttcttctttacctTGCGGTAATAAcccctcatcttcacatgCTTGATACTGATACTCCACCAGGCTGCTGGTGCCACTTCT harbors:
- a CDS encoding ribosomal protein s7p/S5e domain-containing protein, which translates into the protein MSDGGEIEIENSVVTDALPKDIVKEVGNVKLFNKWDYDVEVRDISLTDYISLRNPVYVTHSAGRYAVKRFRKANCPIIERLTNSLMMHGRNNGKKLMAVRIVAHAFEIIHLMTDQNPIQVAVDAIVNCGPREDSTRIGSAGTVRRQAVDVSPLRRVNQAIALLTTGAREAAFRNVKSIAECLAEELINAAKGSSNSYAIKKKDELERVAKSNR
- a CDS encoding s25 ribosomal protein domain-containing protein, producing MAPAAGAKKQKKKWSKGKVKDKAQHAVLLDKTISEKLYKDVQSYRLVTVAVLVDRMKINGSLARQCIRDLEEKGMIKPVITHSKMKIYTRAIGE